One Euphorbia lathyris chromosome 1, ddEupLath1.1, whole genome shotgun sequence DNA segment encodes these proteins:
- the LOC136233595 gene encoding cytochrome P450 78A5 yields MSPEFVFECFPLFARTGSFPIFSFEVILGLFLIISLCSFWLSPGGLAWAVYKTRFNVQSKTAIPGPSGWPILGMVLAFTGSLTHRVLAKTSQLVKAKSLMAFSIGFTRFIISSHPETAKEILNSSAFADRPIKESAYELLFHRAMGFAPFGEYWRNLRRISATYLFSPKRIASFGEFRKQIGHEMVAEIKSLVERDGQVEVRKVLHFGSLNNVMKSVFGKSYKFSDENNNVEASELESLVSEGYELLGIFNWSDHFPLLGLLDLQGVRKRCKELVAKVNVFVGNIIEEHRNMRGFANGNYENSGDFVDVLLNLEEENKLNDSDMIAVLWEMIFRGTDTVAILLEWILARMVKHPDIQAKAQSEIETAVGSDRSVSDSDLPNLPYVRAIVKETLRMHPPGPLLSWARLAIHDTQIGPHFIPAGTTAMVNMWSITHDKQFWSEPEEFKPERFIEEEISIMGSDLRLAPFGAGRRVCPGKAMGLATVEIWLAQLLQSFKWTQIDHGHDHGVDLSENLKLSLEMKNSLVCKALPRVSA; encoded by the exons ATGTCACCAGAGTTTGTGTTTGAGTGTTTTCCCTTGTTTGCAAGAACTGGGTCCTTTCCAATTTTCAGTTTTGAGGTCATTCTTGGCCTTTTTCTGATTATTTCTCTATGCTCCTTCTGGTTATCCCCAGGCGGTCTAGCTTGGGCTGTTTACAAAACCAGGTTCAATGTCCAGTCTAAAACAGCAATTCCTGGGCCCTCCGGTTGGCCTATTCTCGGTATGGTATTAGCTTTTACTGGTTCTTTAACTCATAGAGTTCTTGCTAAAACATCACAATTGGTTAAAGCTAAATCTTTGATGGCTTTTTCAATTGGTTTCACTCGCTTTATTATCTCTAGCCATCCTGAAACGGCTAAAGAGATTTTGAACAGTTCAGCTTTTGCTGATAGACCAATTAAGGAATCCGCTTATGAATTGTTGTTCCATAGAGCAATGGGTTTTGCTCCTTTTGGTGAGTATTGGAGGAATTTGAGGAGAATTTCAGCTACTTATTTGTTTAGCCCTAAAAGAATTGCTTCTTTTGGTGAGTTCAGGAAACAAATAGGGCATGAAATGGTTGCTGAAATTAAGAGTTTAGTTGAGAGAGATGGTCAGGTTGAGGTTAGGAAAGTATTACACTTTGGGTCGTTAAACAATGTTATGAAAAGTGTATTTGGTAAGAGTTACAAATTCAGTGATGAGAACAACAATGTTGAAGCTTCTGAACTTGAGAGTTTGGTAAGTGAAGGGTATGAACTTTTGGGGATTTTTAACTGGAGTGACCATTTTCCTTTGTTGGGGTTACTAGATTTGCAAGGGGTGAGAAAGAGATGTAAGGAATTAGTAGCTAAAGTTAATGTCTTTGTGGGGAATATCATAGAGGAGCATAGGAATATGAGAGGGTTTGCAAATGGGAATTATGAGAATTCAGGTGATTTTGTTGATGTTTTGCTCAATTTGGAGGAGGAGAACAAGCTCAATGACTCTGATATGATTGCTGTTTTATGG GAAATGATATTCAGAGGCACTGATACAGTTGCAATCCTACTTGAGTGGATTCTAGCAAGAATGGTTAAACATCCAGACATACAAGCAAAAGCACAATCCGAAATCGAAACAGCAGTCGGCTCGGACCGATCAGTCTCCGATTCAGACTTGCCAAACCTCCCTTACGTTCGTGCAATAGTGAAAGAAACACTAAGAATGCATCCACCTGGTCCTCTCCTATCCTGGGCAAGGTTAGCCATTCATGACACCCAAATAGGACCACATTTTATCCCAGCCGGAACAACAGCCATGGTTAACATGTGGTCAATAACACATGACAAGCAGTTCTGGTCCGAACCGGAGGAATTCAAGCCAGAAAGGTTCATTGAAGAagaaatttcaatcatgggTTCTGATCTTAGGCTAGCCCCTTTTGGTGCAGGCAGAAGGGTTTGTCCTGGTAAGGCCATGGGTTTGGCTACTGTTGAAATTTGGCTAGCTCAGCTTCTTCAGAGCTTTAAATGGACTCAAATTGATCATGGTCATGATCATGGTGTGGACTTATCTGAGAATCTGAAGCTCTCTTTGGAGATGAAGAACTCACTTGTGTGCAAAGCTTTGCCTAGGGTTTCTGCTTGA